From a region of the Odoribacter splanchnicus DSM 20712 genome:
- a CDS encoding ATP-dependent DNA helicase — protein sequence MIQKHFEDIIRKKFGYDFSPTQQIAVEHFIRFFFAREEEGIFLLKGYAGTGKTSLVAAIVNALVSLEYKVVLLAPTGRAAKVFAGYAGQAAFTIHKKIYRQKSSTDGEGLFNLGFNAGADTLFFVDEASMISNADGEGNFGSGCLLDDLIQYIYNGRNNRLILIGDVAQLPPVGLDISPALDRRELEAAYNFKVTEVALTDIMRQAEQSGILYNATQVRSLIGIGSENLRLRIGKFPDVFKIGGGELLEEIDSCYGRFGEEETIVVCRSNKRANRFNEGIRRTILYREEDFCSGDRIMIVKNNYFWGADYEKIDFIANGDMATVQRAGRRVELYGHHFVNATLKIDGYEEEVTAWVMLDTLMSDYPAMTYEQNRIFYQAVEADYADIPSKKKRFEKIRENEYYNALQLKFAYAVTCHKAQGGQWDAVFIDQGWLPEEMLNDEYWRWLYTAITRAQERVYFVNFKEEFFEIPV from the coding sequence ATGATCCAAAAACATTTTGAAGATATTATCCGGAAGAAATTCGGTTATGATTTTTCTCCGACCCAACAGATCGCTGTTGAGCATTTTATCCGTTTTTTCTTTGCCCGGGAAGAAGAAGGGATTTTTCTGTTGAAAGGATATGCCGGTACGGGAAAGACTTCATTGGTCGCTGCTATTGTGAATGCTTTGGTAAGCCTTGAGTATAAAGTCGTTTTGCTGGCCCCGACCGGTCGGGCGGCGAAGGTTTTTGCCGGTTATGCCGGACAAGCGGCTTTTACGATCCACAAAAAGATTTATCGTCAAAAGTCTTCGACCGATGGAGAAGGCTTGTTTAATCTGGGATTTAATGCCGGTGCTGACACCTTGTTTTTTGTCGATGAGGCTTCGATGATTTCAAATGCCGATGGGGAAGGTAATTTCGGGAGTGGTTGTTTGTTGGACGATTTGATACAGTATATATATAATGGACGGAATAACCGTTTGATACTGATCGGGGATGTGGCTCAGTTACCCCCTGTAGGCCTGGATATTAGTCCGGCCTTGGACAGACGGGAACTGGAAGCTGCTTATAATTTCAAGGTGACCGAGGTGGCTTTGACCGATATTATGCGGCAGGCAGAACAGTCGGGTATTTTATACAATGCCACACAGGTACGGAGTCTGATCGGAATCGGATCGGAAAATCTGCGGCTCAGGATCGGAAAATTTCCCGATGTTTTTAAGATCGGTGGTGGGGAACTTCTGGAAGAAATAGATTCCTGTTACGGGCGGTTCGGGGAAGAAGAAACGATTGTCGTTTGTCGTTCGAATAAACGGGCCAATCGGTTTAATGAAGGAATACGCCGCACGATCTTATACCGGGAAGAGGATTTTTGTAGTGGAGACCGGATTATGATCGTAAAAAACAATTATTTCTGGGGAGCTGATTATGAAAAAATCGATTTTATTGCCAATGGAGATATGGCTACCGTACAACGGGCCGGCAGAAGAGTAGAGCTTTATGGTCATCATTTTGTAAATGCTACACTGAAGATAGATGGGTATGAAGAAGAGGTGACGGCTTGGGTTATGCTGGATACCCTGATGTCCGATTATCCGGCGATGACGTATGAACAAAACCGTATATTTTATCAGGCTGTAGAAGCCGATTATGCCGATATCCCTTCTAAAAAGAAACGATTTGAAAAAATCCGGGAAAATGAATATTACAATGCCTTACAACTGAAATTCGCTTATGCCGTTACCTGTCATAAAGCTCAGGGGGGACAATGGGATGCCGTGTTTATCGATCAGGGGTGGTTGCCGGAGGAGATGCTGAATGATGAGTATTGGCGTTGGTTGTATACGGCGATTACCCGGGCACAGGAAAGGGTATATTTCGTCAATTTTAAAGAAGAGTTCTTCGAAATACCGGTTTGA
- a CDS encoding DUF3822 family protein translates to MQNVYYIDSNFIKENSSQYILSIRYSTDGLSFCVHNHNHQLLVFFFQPYQLDSQDAVIAKVKKIMVEDELLNLKYKKVYILPCQKEKILLPAHVFNKNTLGDMYRICLQPQKNDILLYRKIKAIESYLVEVLPRSFVNFLSSRYASLCIVNNAYAFIIQAIESIQFNTNHLFIDIHDRYFDLLLTQNNEVLLFNSFDYGSVTDLIYYTLNCLQQCHIDKENVHTSLSGNLVNDPDLLTLMNKYIPNVSILNCAPLSQLVRNNELNNSSFIHLLNIHKCE, encoded by the coding sequence ATGCAGAACGTATATTATATTGACAGTAATTTCATAAAAGAAAATTCTTCACAATATATTTTGTCCATCCGTTACTCGACGGATGGACTTTCATTTTGTGTCCACAATCATAATCACCAGCTTTTGGTGTTTTTTTTCCAGCCTTACCAGTTGGATAGCCAGGATGCCGTCATTGCCAAGGTAAAAAAAATCATGGTGGAAGATGAACTATTGAATTTAAAATATAAAAAAGTATATATTCTACCTTGCCAAAAAGAAAAAATCCTGTTGCCCGCCCATGTGTTCAATAAGAATACCTTGGGAGATATGTACCGGATCTGCCTGCAACCTCAGAAAAACGATATCTTATTATACCGGAAAATCAAAGCGATCGAAAGTTACCTGGTCGAAGTACTCCCACGTAGTTTCGTCAATTTTCTGAGCTCCCGTTATGCTTCGCTGTGTATCGTCAATAATGCTTATGCTTTTATCATTCAAGCTATCGAAAGCATTCAATTCAATACCAATCATCTATTTATCGACATACACGATCGGTATTTCGATTTATTATTGACTCAGAACAACGAGGTACTGTTGTTCAATTCTTTTGATTACGGTTCGGTGACTGACCTGATTTATTACACCCTGAATTGTCTGCAACAATGTCATATCGATAAAGAGAACGTGCATACCTCCTTATCGGGCAATCTGGTCAACGATCCGGATTTACTGACGCTCATGAATAAATACATCCCGAATGTATCTATCCTGAATTGCGCCCCATTGTCCCAGCTCGTACGGAATAATGAATTGAATAATTCCAGTTTTATCCACTTGCTAAATATCCACAAATGCGAATAA
- a CDS encoding RsmD family RNA methyltransferase, giving the protein MRIISGSHRGRQIFPDKSFSARPTTDFAKENLFNVLTNYMDLEDISALDLFSGTGSISYEFASRGAREIVSIEQNYKHYMFIRRTAKELGFKHIKIYKTDVFIACKKLKGRKFDLIFADPPYKLDKIDDIPAAIFDNELLAENGIAIIEHPANTDFSSHPRFSEHRQYGSVNFSLFR; this is encoded by the coding sequence ATGCGAATAATCAGTGGTTCTCACCGAGGACGGCAGATTTTTCCCGACAAGAGTTTCAGTGCCCGTCCGACGACCGATTTTGCCAAAGAAAATTTGTTTAATGTACTGACCAATTATATGGACCTGGAAGATATTTCCGCCCTTGATCTATTCTCAGGTACCGGCAGTATCAGTTATGAATTTGCTTCCCGTGGTGCCCGGGAGATTGTCTCCATCGAACAGAATTACAAACATTATATGTTCATCAGGCGGACTGCAAAGGAATTGGGTTTTAAGCACATAAAAATCTATAAAACCGATGTCTTTATCGCTTGCAAAAAATTAAAAGGACGGAAATTCGACCTGATTTTCGCCGACCCTCCCTATAAGTTGGATAAAATCGACGATATCCCTGCCGCAATCTTCGATAATGAATTGTTAGCCGAAAATGGGATTGCTATTATAGAACATCCGGCCAACACCGACTTTTCCAGTCACCCCCGTTTTTCAGAACACCGGCAATACGGCAGCGTGAACTTTTCGTTATTCAGATAG